A genomic region of Streptosporangium lutulentum contains the following coding sequences:
- the mscL gene encoding large conductance mechanosensitive channel protein MscL produces the protein MGGFKKFLMRGNLVELAVAVVIGATFSGLVQALVKDLITPLIAAITGGGGPDFSQYVFTVNGAKFMYGDFVNHLLSFLIIAAVIYWLVVMPMTRVIAFFDRNQKSTEKQCPECLSDIPLEAVRCAFCTVELSRVPAAEKPPA, from the coding sequence ATGGGCGGATTCAAGAAATTCCTGATGAGGGGCAACCTCGTCGAGCTCGCCGTGGCGGTGGTAATCGGGGCGACCTTCAGCGGACTGGTGCAGGCACTCGTCAAAGACCTCATCACACCGTTGATCGCGGCGATCACCGGCGGCGGGGGACCGGACTTCTCCCAGTACGTGTTCACCGTCAACGGCGCCAAGTTCATGTACGGCGACTTCGTCAACCATCTGCTGAGTTTCCTGATCATCGCCGCGGTGATCTACTGGCTGGTCGTGATGCCGATGACCCGGGTCATCGCCTTCTTCGACAGGAACCAGAAGTCCACCGAGAAGCAGTGTCCGGAGTGCCTCAGCGACATCCCTCTCGAAGCCGTCCGCTGTGCCTTCTGCACGGTGGAACTGTCCCGGGTCCCCGCCGCGGAGAAACCGCCCGCCTGA
- a CDS encoding peptide chain release factor 3 produces the protein MAAIIQEAARRRTFAVISHPDAGKSTMTEALALHASAITEAGAVHGKSGRRGVTSDWMEMEKARGISITSAALRFEYRGHMFNLVDTPGHADFSEDTYRVLAAVDCAVMLLDAAKGMEPQTLKLFEVCRHRKIPVITFVNKWDRPGREALELLDEIQERTGLRPTPITWPIGNGGFFHGVADRAADRIVRYTRTPGGATKAIETDLSAEQAQAELGEDWVRAKDEIDLLSAIGSDHDQKAFEAHESTPVLFGAALSNFGVGRLLDAMVDIAPAPTPRLDVAEDPRPLDEPFSGLVFKVQANMDPSHRDRIAFVRICSGRFERGMVLTHAATARPFATKYAQSVFGQERATIDEAFPGDVVGLVNASALRPGDTLYDGPAVEFPKIPSFAPEHFSTARVRDSSRSKQFRKGIEQLDAEGVVQVLRSDVRGDQSPVLAAVGPMQFDVVKHRMAVEFNTEIAMDRLDFGIARLTDAESAPILARQRGVEVFTRTLDGALLALFTDEWRMRGVMREYPDLVLNALLADTRG, from the coding sequence ATGGCCGCGATCATTCAGGAGGCGGCGCGCCGTCGCACGTTCGCGGTGATCAGCCACCCCGACGCCGGTAAATCGACGATGACGGAGGCGCTGGCACTGCACGCGTCCGCGATCACCGAGGCCGGCGCGGTGCACGGCAAGTCCGGGCGCCGAGGCGTGACGTCCGACTGGATGGAGATGGAGAAGGCCCGGGGCATCTCCATCACCTCCGCCGCGCTTCGGTTCGAATACCGCGGCCACATGTTCAATCTGGTCGACACCCCCGGTCACGCCGATTTCTCCGAGGATACCTACCGGGTGCTGGCCGCCGTCGACTGCGCGGTCATGTTGCTCGACGCGGCCAAGGGCATGGAGCCGCAGACCCTGAAGCTGTTCGAGGTCTGCAGGCACCGCAAGATCCCGGTCATCACGTTCGTCAACAAGTGGGACCGGCCGGGGCGTGAGGCGCTGGAGCTGCTGGACGAGATCCAGGAGCGGACCGGCCTGAGGCCCACGCCGATCACCTGGCCGATCGGCAACGGCGGTTTCTTCCACGGTGTGGCCGACCGTGCCGCCGACCGCATCGTCCGCTACACCCGCACCCCCGGTGGCGCCACCAAGGCCATCGAGACCGATCTGAGCGCCGAGCAGGCCCAGGCCGAGCTGGGCGAAGACTGGGTGCGGGCCAAGGACGAGATCGACCTGCTCTCGGCGATCGGCTCCGATCACGACCAGAAGGCGTTCGAGGCGCACGAGTCCACCCCGGTGCTGTTCGGCGCCGCGCTGTCCAACTTCGGCGTCGGCCGCCTGCTCGACGCGATGGTGGACATCGCCCCGGCGCCCACACCCCGCCTCGACGTCGCGGAGGACCCTCGCCCGCTGGACGAGCCGTTCTCCGGACTGGTCTTCAAGGTGCAGGCCAACATGGACCCCTCCCACCGCGACCGGATCGCGTTCGTCCGGATCTGCTCGGGCAGGTTCGAGCGCGGCATGGTGCTGACCCACGCGGCCACCGCCCGCCCGTTCGCGACGAAATACGCGCAGTCGGTCTTCGGCCAGGAGCGCGCCACGATCGACGAGGCCTTCCCCGGTGACGTGGTCGGCCTGGTGAACGCCAGCGCCCTGCGCCCAGGTGACACGCTCTACGACGGCCCGGCCGTCGAGTTCCCGAAGATCCCGAGCTTCGCGCCCGAGCACTTCTCCACCGCCCGGGTCCGAGACTCCAGCAGGTCCAAGCAGTTCCGCAAGGGCATCGAGCAGCTGGACGCCGAGGGCGTGGTCCAGGTTCTCCGGTCCGATGTCCGGGGAGACCAGTCGCCGGTGCTCGCGGCGGTGGGACCGATGCAGTTCGACGTGGTCAAGCACCGGATGGCCGTCGAGTTCAACACCGAGATCGCGATGGACAGGCTCGACTTCGGCATCGCCAGGCTCACCGACGCCGAGTCGGCGCCGATCCTGGCCCGCCAGCGCGGGGTGGAGGTTTTCACCCGGACGCTCGACGGGGCCCTGCTGGCGCTGTTCACCGACGAATGGCGCATGCGAGGCGTGATGCGCGAGTATCCGGACCTCGTGCTGAACGCCCTGCTCGCCGACACCCGCGGCTGA
- a CDS encoding PP2C family protein-serine/threonine phosphatase gives MITLRYAAGSDVGRVRQGNEDAAYAGPRLLAVADGMGGHVGGEVASSAAIATIAALDQECPGDLAAAAEAGVRKANQRLRDLVKEDPTLTGMGTTLTLMLWNGSRVALAHVGDSRAYLLRNGDLYQITYDHTLVQTLMDDGRITPEEAARHPHRSILLQVLDGGDNLELDLSLRDAEVGDRYLLCSDGLSGVVDAVQLRHVLAEFDDLDEAIRQLIQLACDAGGPDNITCVVADVVEGPAVDSPVVVGSAGPS, from the coding sequence ATGATCACGCTCCGCTATGCGGCAGGTTCCGATGTCGGCCGGGTCCGGCAAGGCAACGAGGACGCGGCCTACGCCGGCCCCCGGCTTCTCGCCGTCGCCGACGGGATGGGCGGCCATGTGGGCGGGGAGGTCGCCAGTTCGGCGGCGATCGCCACGATCGCGGCCCTGGACCAGGAATGTCCGGGTGACCTGGCCGCCGCCGCCGAAGCGGGGGTCCGCAAGGCCAACCAGCGCCTGCGCGACCTGGTCAAGGAGGACCCGACCCTCACCGGCATGGGCACCACCCTGACCCTGATGCTCTGGAACGGCTCGCGGGTCGCCCTCGCCCATGTCGGCGACTCCCGCGCCTACCTGCTCCGCAACGGGGATCTCTACCAGATCACCTACGACCACACCCTGGTCCAGACCCTGATGGACGACGGGCGCATCACCCCCGAGGAGGCCGCCCGGCATCCGCACCGTTCGATCCTGCTCCAGGTGCTGGACGGCGGGGACAACCTTGAGCTCGACCTCTCCCTGCGGGACGCCGAGGTCGGCGACCGCTACCTGCTCTGCTCCGACGGCCTGTCCGGGGTGGTCGACGCCGTACAGCTCCGTCACGTGCTCGCCGAGTTCGACGACCTCGACGAGGCCATCCGGCAGTTGATCCAGCTCGCCTGCGACGCCGGGGGACCCGACAACATCACCTGCGTGGTCGCCGACGTGGTGGAGGGCCCCGCCGTGGACTCCCCCGTGGTGGTCGGCTCAGCCGGCCCTTCCTAA
- a CDS encoding Gfo/Idh/MocA family protein — protein sequence MSAIKWGILATGGIAATFTEDLKLLPDAEVVAVGSRTIESAQAFAGKHGIPRAHGSWAELAADPDVDIIYVANTQNAHYDAVMTCLNAGKAVLCEKAFTINKAEAAALMDLARERKLFLMEAMWMRCIPAIRKIAELVEGGAVGPVNTVHADFGISFDIGPEHRLRAPGLGGGALLDLGVYPISFAYLMLGDPTSVQSWARLTPEGVDENTGMLLGYENGAVALLSCGITTSSPALASVSGPLGRIELPHGFFHPDTFTLYPTDGEPQTFHVPFEGTGMLHEAAEAMRCLREGLLESPLVPWQATLDVMGIMDEVRSQVGVRYPGE from the coding sequence ATGAGTGCGATTAAGTGGGGAATCCTTGCGACCGGCGGGATCGCCGCCACGTTCACCGAGGACCTGAAGCTCCTGCCGGACGCCGAGGTGGTGGCGGTCGGGTCCAGGACGATCGAGTCGGCCCAGGCGTTCGCCGGCAAGCACGGCATCCCCAGGGCCCACGGCAGCTGGGCCGAGCTCGCCGCCGACCCCGACGTGGACATCATCTACGTCGCCAACACCCAGAACGCCCACTACGACGCGGTGATGACCTGCCTGAACGCGGGCAAGGCCGTCCTGTGCGAGAAGGCCTTCACGATCAACAAGGCCGAGGCCGCCGCACTGATGGACCTCGCACGCGAGCGGAAGCTGTTCCTGATGGAGGCCATGTGGATGCGCTGCATCCCGGCCATCCGCAAGATCGCGGAGCTGGTCGAGGGCGGCGCGGTCGGCCCGGTCAACACCGTCCACGCCGACTTCGGGATCTCCTTCGACATCGGTCCTGAGCATCGGCTCCGCGCTCCCGGACTGGGCGGCGGCGCGCTGCTCGACCTCGGGGTCTACCCGATCTCCTTCGCCTACCTCATGCTCGGCGACCCCACCAGCGTGCAGTCCTGGGCGAGGCTGACGCCCGAGGGCGTGGACGAGAACACGGGCATGCTGCTCGGCTACGAGAACGGGGCGGTCGCGCTGCTCTCCTGCGGCATCACCACCTCCAGCCCGGCCCTCGCGTCGGTCTCGGGCCCTCTCGGCCGCATCGAGCTGCCGCACGGCTTCTTCCACCCCGACACCTTCACCCTGTATCCCACCGACGGCGAGCCGCAGACCTTCCACGTCCCCTTCGAGGGGACCGGCATGCTGCACGAGGCCGCCGAGGCCATGCGCTGCCTGCGGGAGGGCCTGCTGGAGAGCCCGCTCGTGCCCTGGCAGGCCACCCTCGACGTGATGGGCATCATGGACGAGGTCCGTTCACAGGTGGGAGTCCGCTACCCCGGCGAATGA